A single window of Zootoca vivipara chromosome 17, rZooViv1.1, whole genome shotgun sequence DNA harbors:
- the LOC118076068 gene encoding protein S100-A4 has protein sequence MATPLEKCLATIVATFHKYSGKEGDKYKLNKTEMKELLMNELPAFHGKRMDGAEFQKIMNDLDHNRDQEVDFQEFLCFLACVAMGFDEFFRGCPKCPLPQIRGCPK, from the exons ATGGCGACTCCTTTGGAGAAGTGCTTGGCCACCATCGTCGCAACCTTCCACAAATATTCCGGGAAGGAGGGGGATAAGTACAAGCTCAACAAGACGGAGATGAAAGAGCTTCTGATGAACGAACTCCCCGCCTTCCATGGC AAACGAATGGACGGGGCAGAATTCCAGAAGATCATGAATGACCTGGACCACAACCGGGATCAGGAAGTGGACTTCCAGGAGTTCTTGTGCTTCCTGGCTTGTGTGGCGATGGGATTCGACGAATTCTTTCGGGGTTGCCCCAAATGCCCACTTCCCCAAATAAGGGGTTGCCCCAAATAA